One Spirochaetota bacterium genomic region harbors:
- a CDS encoding TolC family protein, translating into MKGMKKNGIVRIAAIAAAIMLAATGSTPAADEAPRKIAVDEAVRMALANNREYRIALTRLAQAKERVNGEWGKLFPVLESEASLARQYAESGLMSLSDGQYDIRFVQIRLGVNPGIFYNSLAASRA; encoded by the coding sequence ATGAAGGGCATGAAAAAAAACGGGATCGTCCGTATCGCGGCCATTGCCGCGGCGATCATGCTCGCCGCGACGGGGAGCACCCCCGCGGCGGATGAGGCCCCGCGAAAGATAGCGGTGGACGAGGCGGTGAGGATGGCCCTGGCGAACAACCGGGAGTACCGGATCGCCCTCACGAGGCTCGCGCAGGCCAAGGAGAGGGTGAACGGCGAGTGGGGAAAGCTCTTCCCCGTGCTCGAATCGGAGGCCTCGCTCGCGCGGCAGTATGCCGAGAGCGGGTTAATGAGCCTTTCGGACGGGCAGTACGACATTCGGTTCGTGCAGATCCGCCTTGGTGTCAACCCGGGAATCTTTTATAATTCGCTTGCCGCCTCCCGGGCC
- a CDS encoding TetR/AcrR family transcriptional regulator: MMEKAARRTSDEKVLAAALKEFAEHGFDGARVDRIAKNAKVNKAMIYYHFKSKEALYERILSDLAGMIYERVVGVIVEESDPREQLYTIIHRYIETITIVDRDMLRTMLREIAAGGKFFKKIAIPRLVIPIIARIEPILRSAQERGDLRRDLDPLYTFLQIIGGIIFFNIIQIPARGTMLEEMAFKGDYMARFESNLMNILKNGMESGGRAR; encoded by the coding sequence ATGATGGAAAAAGCGGCCAGGCGGACAAGCGATGAAAAGGTGCTCGCGGCGGCGCTCAAAGAGTTCGCCGAACACGGTTTCGACGGCGCGCGCGTCGACCGCATCGCGAAGAACGCGAAGGTCAACAAGGCCATGATCTATTATCATTTCAAAAGCAAGGAGGCGCTCTACGAGCGCATTCTTTCCGATCTGGCGGGCATGATATACGAGCGCGTGGTCGGAGTCATCGTGGAGGAGAGCGATCCGCGCGAACAGCTGTATACGATAATTCACCGCTATATCGAGACGATCACCATCGTGGACCGCGACATGCTGCGCACCATGCTCCGGGAGATCGCCGCCGGCGGCAAATTCTTCAAGAAGATCGCCATCCCGCGCCTGGTCATCCCGATCATCGCGAGGATCGAGCCGATTCTTCGTTCCGCCCAGGAAAGGGGCGATCTGCGACGCGATCTGGATCCGCTGTACACCTTTTTGCAGATAATCGGGGGGATAATCTTTTTTAATATCATCCAGATTCCCGCGCGGGGAACGATGCTGGAGGAGATGGCCTTCAAGGGCGACTACATGGCGCGGTTTGAAAGCAACCTCATGAACATCCTCAAAAACGGAATGGAATCCGGAGGGAGGGCGAGATGA